The following nucleotide sequence is from Schistosoma mansoni strain Puerto Rico chromosome 4, complete genome.
ggatggtcgtttcgttttAATTTGGAACTcaatagtgcacatccacaaccttGCATCCGGAAATTGTGGGTGAACATTTGACTTCCAATACACTATGCCGAAGTCTCTGGATTCAATTCCTGGATGCGGAATTAGGgacgcgcactgttgagaagctTTGTTTTAAAAAGAAATGTCTATTTAGTACTTCCAGATATTTAGTAGTGTTCTGGTTAAGATCAATTCCttgtttaaactatgaaaattcttcaACCTCCGTAAATCCCCCTGTACTAATGCATGGTTTAGTTGTATTTAATAGATTGGATTGTTCCATCAACAAAACGACGATCATAATTCAGCATACATGCAATTCAATTCAAGATTTTGAATGTTATTTTCACATGCTTCActtctttgtttttttgttaCGAAAATATGATTAATACAGGGATTTTGTAATTTAGCCTATGGCATAATATATTTTGTCTAGAATACATCAAATCTTTTTTTTCATCTCTATGTGATTACAATGTTGATTTAATTAAGTTATGCATCACTACCTCGTATATTTTTCATGCGTATAATTATCCTTCTttcactttttttcttcttcctcttcaaGAAAATGTTTCATCATTAAAATTTATCGTTTGTATTTTATGCTTTACATGTATCGAATGTCTTgttaattaacttttattttgaataaagttGATTAGTGTAGCAAATAAAAAGCATAGATCAAGACAATTATATAACATTTATTGTATGTAAGACGTCTGATACGTTGGCACTTAACTATGacttctattttatttattatttaaacaaataaatattggtacaaggaagcaccagatacatatgcgccacacaaatctcattccatttgcgtgagggctgtgatactgcccaagtgcccaaactgaagcaggtggtttttttagagGGCCagacccggagcctttgacctaaaggtctgatccacaaggcagtggagcatcgtgaggagatgcagtcctatggtagccggtgaccaatgattggttcatatgccatttgttctttcaggatactggaacccatgtgcaccattggtttggaattagggttttccaactcccctaggtggacttgccatgtccaccaatccggttaaagcaccggacattcgcttttcgtcctctcactttcgtaagcaacaccggtgccactagaaggcagtgagtaggacttctctggtagaggctatatattcgctggccatatgatagcatttggagagggagagcgtactcttcccactctcggccgtaccagggcatttgggagcatgACTCATAACCAATTCCTAGTTCTTTAGAAGTTTACTACAGTTCAATATTAAATAAGAGGTGGGAATTATGAGAAGAAACCTTGCTTCTCAGGTTAATTTAGGTACAAGCAACAAGAATATTTAGGGCGTTTATATATACGCGTGACTTTAACTCATACGAGCTTCTAAAGATATGTTGAGATTAGTAGCAAAGTCAGCAGTGGTTAAACCAGGATATGACACACAATTCATGACTTTTCTAGAACTTTCCCTCTCTTACCTGTTTATTGAACTCTGATTGGATAAAACATATTCGTAGCTTCCTAAAGCTTTTCGGATGAATTTTTGATGACTCTCAACTTTATCATTGATGAATTGTATGGTGAGCTAAAAGAATGGTAGATTTGTTTTAAATGATCAGTTTACTCGAAGCTAGTCATTCCACCTAAATATGTGTGTTTTGATTCTCAAAAAAAACACTAATTTTTAATCATTGAGGTGAAAGTTTCAGATCAATTCTATGCATCTTATTACGAGTACCAACTTTGTATAATCAATTATCCTTATATATAAATTGTTGTTCAAGGCTAGCTACTAGAACTTGAGTCACCTAATCGACAATATTAGCAAACAGACTTTTGATTACATTATGATAGGGTATGATTTGTGCTTGTtctgatatttatttgtttgaacacataaatattggttctGATAAGTTACAGATAAATTGTAGATCACTGCCAAGACTACTATAGATCCTGTAGATTTTGGATTCACGAGTAAATGATTAAGAAATGGTTCAAAAATCCTATTGAGCATCTACATGGTTAAAACTGTAATAATGCTTTCATTTGAAATATGAATTCGATAGGCTACAATTATAAGGATTGAATAACACGTGTTTTAACCTGTTTCTAGTTATGTAAATCTAAATATCAACTTATCGAGTGAATGTGAAGAAAATACCCTTCAACCGAACTATCTTAAGCTCCAAATCACTCTTGATCCAGTCACAAACCATCGAGAAGACAGAATAGAGTCTCAGGTTTTTTCCCATTTTAATCAACTATAACACTTGGAAATATATGTGGGCATTGATGTAGTTTTCCACTGCATTTTTGTGATTCATTCATTCAGAACTTTATTTAATGTTGCACGCGCTATATACAAATCcaaaatgttatttactaaGAAAAACCATTCTTTTGACAGGTTCCGGGTCAGATTTTTTGGAAATTATCCTTTCATAACTATGTGTGTCTCACAGATGTGAGCTGTGGCGTAAAAAAGAACGAACTGCTACAACTGAAACATTTTAGAAACATAAATTGAGTTTTGGCTAATATATATGACACTTTTTTTTAGAGGTTCTCTAGTTTGATATGTAGTCTTGCTGAGTTCATGATAAAGTGTCATGCACCGTTGATattttcaatcaaataatttatatattagCCACAGTTTTTTGAATATAGGTTTTAGTGTCTCATTAAGTAATGCCGTTGGAAATTACTGATATGACTCTACTAATTATGATAGGAAAACTGAAAATACAGTGAGGATGGGACGTCGTCAAGTATTGTACCACAGGTTGAAACATGCTCTAACTTAGTCATCTTAATGATCGCGAAAATTTAACTCCTTAAAATCAACTACACCCATAGTTTTTAGTACAGTTTTTCTTAGAGAGATCAACAGTTATTAGTAAATCAGTTTCCTCAGTAAAATGTCACTAATAACTTTTctgtttttataaaaaatattttatgttatCATTTTATGGCCTACATCACAGACAAACATTAGCCAGGGAACCATAGTGGTACTTttagagttctagtaagaatcGGTGATCATCGGACCTCAATCTCATCGTGTTTGACAGTCATCCGCCAATCATATTGGAAGATGGTTTTACAGTATCACAAACCAATTGAAATTAGAAACACCAGCCATTGCATTTCAACCCAGTAATTTGAACGATAGACACCCTGCAGAAACACCTTAATAGACCTAGGTTCAACTCCGGACGAGGTTGTCAATGCAACATAAAACATCTTGGTTTTCAATGTTAGTCTAACAAAAATTAGTCCATAAAATACAggatgaaattcaacaataacaGCGAACCCATATACTAACGTTACtgtaattgtttttttctatatatTTCAGGGCAAATCTAGCAGCTACGAGAACTGTATGGTGGTGTCGAGCAATTTTCATTAACTTGTGCGTTTTCTTCGTGGTGTTTTTTCTTACTACTCCTACATATGTATTGAATTTAGTTAATACATTGCATTTAACTGAACGTCTACAAATTAATGTgagtttcctttttttttataCCACCATTATCATAGACGCTTTTTGCTACTTTCTTAAAAGTCACTACACGACCGGAATTGAATTACTACTTAAAAGTTCCTGGAATTCAAAGTCAGCACAAAGTTTATTTTATACTTTGATATACATCTATTATTTAAGTAATGATATCATTAATGAATCCCATAAGTTAACATATCATGGTCACTGGTGATATTGTAGTAAAGGAAGACTTGATtgggaaaaccaatttattgtttaatgcaaaattacagtgtcttcgcaaaatatgaaaacaatttatCAAATGCATTATTTATACACCTTCCATCAAGTGTTTAttacaaacttcatcgttcctcCATTCCTGTTATTTacaattcaatcttctgcttCCATGCATTTCATTTCTGAAtattgttacatactacttttatctgtcaatataagtagcatgcacTACAATATGACCCTCGGTTTTTCACCCAAACTCACCCTTGTCCTCGTTAAGCTGTTTTAAATGTTGATTAGTTGTTTAGTAGTGATGGCAATGTGGTATTTGTATTTCCttctataattttttttatagaataaGGATGTAGTACTCTGGTTCTTAACAATTGGATTCCAATTTTTTCCCCGATATATCTACTTATTTTACCCATACACCATTGTTGTTGTAGCTAAATAGTGAGAAGTTCATAGGTTTTTCATTACTTGGCATATGATAAGATTACTGATTTTGTAAGTTGTCATATCATACGTTCTAATCAATTTGTCAGGATTAAAAAATACTATTAGTTTGGTTAAGATGTGTGATCCAACTACAAATTCTACCCTAATCCAGTAATCAACTTTAACTTTCATGATGATCTAACCTACCTATGTTGACTGAAACCATTATGCATTCGAGTAGTTCAAAAAAAGTGAAAATACCAAGAGTAGCATGTTTCAAGTTCGAATGCTATGTATTACCAGAATGTGGGGAGAATAAAATATGTTCTCAGTTAGCCAGCATCTACAGTGATAGCTCCCTTCGGATTCATGTGAGGCGTAGTCAAGCTGCTCTTTAAAACACTATACATCTTTTACCGCATACATTTTTGAGATCGAAAATTGTGGGATTGATGCTAAAAAATATAATAGATTAAAGATCCTATACAGTCAGCTCAAATCAATTTTACTGTCATACTCACGTTGATCAGTACTACCTAGGTGAATCTCCTCTTCATTATCCTTCATTGAATATGTATAATCTCCAAACCTGTGAGATTACATTTAAATGTCGGACTAAAAGTAACTACAATTAACTGATCATATGAAGatgttaaaatacatttaaaaGTTTTTGCTAACAAAATGATTGATTTCAATGGAAACCACTCAAAAGTAGTACCAGTATAATGGAATGAAATGGGatattacataataaaataTACAACTTACTGATTAATTTTATAGCGGGAAATATTGTGAGCAAAAATGAAAATTGCTCATTACGTCAGATTGGTATCATTAAAAAGTTTACATCACGAACTAACCTCAGTGAAAATCAGGAAGCATTGGAtagttgttttgttttagtataaAGCTCTTCatcaatgcgcatccacaaacTCACTAAGGATCAGACCCAGGACCTTCAAGTGGAGTCTTGCACGTTCATTATTGAGGAATCTCTTACTGGAACAAAGTAGCTGTTCAGTATTTCTTAGTTTTTAGTAGTTGTTTTACTAACGTTAGTCAGTAATGTAAAAGTCTATGTTAACATTTTTGTTTTCTATATTTCTCATCCAATAGAATCCACTATTGATTCAATTTATTCCATCTATTATTCTTTGGTCGGTTTCTGCTTTATTACCTTACATTGTATTCAATTCAGATCGACTTGTTGGTCATTGGACTAAATCTGTTCTACATTTAACTGTAATGATTAAGACATAcactttattaattttaatgattttagtACTTCCATCACTTGGCCTTACATCGtaagtttaaaaaaaagattttattcGATTTTGTATAATATTAGAAGCTTACAGTGTTAGTTATGTTTTGTGTGGAATGGCTTCCACAGTGCTATAAGTATATAAAGACCAACAGAGTGGAAATATACCTGTATTCAAACTATTGGCTTTAAATATGAACTCAAGTTTTCATTTTCGCTAAATTGAAAGTGTTTAGCTCTACCTTTTGTTAGCCAGTGTTATTTGTTTCATTTacatatttacttacgcctgttacccctcgtggaggagcataggccgcccaccagcatttatcatccaaccctgtcctggacaatcctttccagttctttccagttaacttCCTGATAGAGTACGTAAAGTCATAGCCGTATCCGAGCATTTGCTACTCTAAGTCTTACCTTGACATTCACATTGTTATCTCTGTTTTCATGCGGTCCATTCTACATCTGCTGCCCTGCtgtatttatgtatattattaAATTTGTGTATAAATAGACAACCTGCCCAAAATTTATGTATGTATGATGAACTATTTTCGTAAAGTTTCCAGtaatattttttcttttaatttttcaaattatctgtaataataatgataataatacatatgtatatatttctaGAATACCTGCTCTACTTCAGTGGCTTTTCCCGGAAATGCATATCATACCACTTGTTCCAGCAAATAATGTTTCAAAAATTACTAATATTTCAAGCATCGCTAATACtactagtaataatgataattataatgctactacttataataatactaataattcaAGTACATTtacatcatcttcatcaaaaTTCGACGAAGAGCCAAGTCCATTTATTCCAATAGGACCACAGTCATTTCAGTGGGAATGTGTTTTTATGCCAGATAATGGTGCTTTCTTTGTCAATTATGTAATCACTGCAGCATTTATCGGAACATCATTAGAACTTGTTCGattttctgaattatttaattatgCTTGCCGTCTTATGTGTGTCAAATCACAAGCTGAAAAAGCTGGTGTACGAAAGGTAGAATTTTCTACTAggttttcatttattcttccgTTTACAAATTCCTTAATTCTgtcattttaatgaaaatgattACTTAACTATTTTCATGTAATTTGATAGTCATTTTCTAAATGTGTCCTACCAACTGCTTTTTTTGGAGTAAACTTTCAAAGATGTGATAATTTACATCATAATTTACATAATTTACACCTTAGACAACTGCTAGAAAGCAGAGTGCGCTAGTGACCTTTTTCGTTCTAGTTTAGGAGTGTTCTACAGTGCGTATCTATATCGAGAGCTTAACCTTTAGCCAACTGAGTTGGCATCCGATACTTTAAATTTCCACCTTCAATCAGTTCGCGACATTGCGTAACCATCCTCCAATGCCATGAGTGGTTAATTACTTCATAACCATTGCGTTTATTATCTTGGACTAATAATTATTGGAAATTCTTTCTTTATTAATAGGCTAGTCAGTTTGAATTCCAGTTTGGACTGTTTTATGCATGGAGTTTATGCGTTTTCGCTGTGATTTGTGCATATAGTATTGTATGTCCATTGATTACACCATTTGGTAAGTGATTAACATTTCTTAAATTTATACATTGCATAGTAAATGACATTATCATTATATCACTTGTGTTATATCGAATACTTGAGTGcccagttaatatatgacgtaaTATAGCcgcccaattagagagcagttaatttattgatcgcccagtGAGAGAAGAGCGAATTGTCGATCGGATCAAcaatacacaaaagccgtatgaacagtcttgagtacttatcagtcctgctttctgcctagcccagccagttaagtccagaacacaaataacagcctctgcaatatgattcattattctcaaacatactgggtttatataccaaccaaacagaccacattgtaccataaaatagaaaataacatttgtacaagatatgGCCaattgtggctgtgaatagggggaaaagTAATCAattgactggggataactcaataatgataaatcgtattataatagtctataggtcaaaataaagcttataataaaaggaacatgaatatgaatagtttagttgcttaaaaattatacaataagaaatatataaatcatattagtccataaacagtcctcaaaggttaccattcataattttccacgggatataacaatttggTACAGTTTTGAAATTACGTTTCGTCATTAGCAATGTTAATAGTTGTTTTTGTAATGTAATGTATATTTAGTAATTTTCTTAGCAAAATTATTGTTTACATACATTATTTGTGCAATCGAACCATCTTTAGTCAATATTCATTAGAGTTATGGCAAAATCTTTGAATGTGTTTTGTAGTTTTTCTTAATTTAATGGCTTAGTTTGCTTTGTTGGATTAGGATGTATGTAAAAAACCGTAACACTTCTCACTAATTTTGCATAATTTTGTTGCCATCCTCAAATTAATGTGAGCATAAAGAGGTGGTAGACGTTGTTACatgacatcaactctgagatgcaggtgcatccagccgATGAATCCTAAATaagaacgaaatgcgcgtcctggattctactgctagtcactatccatctttgcttataaagcttgtgactccaggcaatatcaaggcagtccgcacaggatgcacgcatgccaacaagagactgatcaattgcagtcctaaataaaaaTGGAAAGATGCaggtaaacaacaccaagtgaatgttGTTACATAACGCTATAGAATGAACGATTATTTTGTCAAATAGAGATCGATTAGCGTCTCGGTGTAATTTTATATTAGATTCTTCCTCTCTTCTGACAGAAAGAAATTGATCTATCGTGCTCGTCGACTTCAGAAGAGCTTACAGTACGACAGTTATTATCGACAGGAATAGATAAGGATTTCGtagtattttgaataaaatagatTTGAAACTACGACCTACTATATTTTATCTAAATGTTTGTTGGGCTTGTACGTCTCATGTTCGACTGATTGTGAATCATGTATCCTCATTACTATAACGAAAGAGCTGCCCATCGCTCCTCCGTTTCCAGTAGTTTTCTAGTTATATTCTTTGAATGGCATTCTTGCTTGGAAACTTATTCTGAACTACTCCCTGGGAGCAACATCATCCCTATTTAGGGTAAAATCCGCTATAAATTAAACAACTCATTAGTGTGCTGATGACAAATTTGTCCTAGAAACTACTAAAGGTTATATTCACCTCGACTACTCCTTGATATCCTGTTCAAGTAAATAGGTAAATAGAATGATGCCACTAGGAGGACACATTAGACTGAACGAACTGGTATTTAACTGGATCTTTAACAACAGGCTCTTGATTCCTAAGTGCCACTAATTGCCCAAACCAACTATGAACTACTCTAGATAAATTTAGTGGATTTCGCGTTCATTCGACTCTTTATCACTCTCCTTTATTTTGTAAACTCACTCTATTCCGTAATGTTAAATTGACTGAAACAAGTGTTTTACTATCCAATTCAATGTTCCTGAGAAATTTAAGTCAATGAcataattcatttgtttaaaagCTTCTTCACAGTTCCTTACCTTCATAACCAAATATGACTGTACATCAGGATTACTATAATCTACGTTCACTCTGTCAACCAAACTATTTAACAGCTCGGGAGTGACTACCATGAATCTGATCAAACAAAAAGTTGAGTGTTTGACGAGGACTATGATAGCTATAGATAGCATTACACATTATTTAGTGGCATTTCTGGTTTTACCCTTACCCTTACAATAATGCATTAGATACAGAAAATGTTGTCCGTCACTAGTgacttattgttattatttatttaaacacataaatattggtacaaggaagcaccagatacatatgcgccacacaaacctcatttgatttgtgtgagggctgtggtactgcccaggtgcccaaactgaagcaagtggttttcttaggggaccacaccccgagcctttgacctgaaggtctgatctacaaggcattggagcatcgtaaggagatgcagtcccatggtagccggtgaccaacgattgactcatacgccatttgttccttcaggatactggagcccatgtgcaccattggtttggaattagggttttccaactcccctaggtgaactcgccgtgtccacggacccggttagagcgccggacattggcttttcgtcctctcaatttggtaaacaacacccccgccacgagaaggcagtgagttggacttgcctggcagaggctatatattgtcgtggccatgcgagagcatctggagagggagagcggactctccccactctcagccgtaccagggcatttgggggcttttaaTGCAACTTAAATCTCAAACTGCCGACTGAAATCCAATACGATATTAATTCTCCATCAAAACAAACTACTTTAACGTTTTAAAATTGAAATCCAATCGTGATCGTAGAATTCATAAAGTTATCCGGACTTTTTGTTCTTGTTTCTCACTTCCTTTTCCCTTTCAAAAACTCGAATCTAAACGCAGTCACAGTATGAAATAACAATCGGAAGTTTATCCTTCTAGGAACTGATACATCGTTGTTATCTGTTTTTTATGTAAGTGAGTAATTTATACATGGATATGTAaattagaaaatttaatttccttccttttattcatttttaggTTTAATCTATCTAATATTTAAGTATTTCGTTGAACGTTACAATCTCTACTATGCCTATTTACCTAGTCGTATTGATTCACACATTCATTGGCTTGCAATCAGTTGTATGTTAGCTTCTGTCTTCTTATtacaattaaatatatttatgtttattgttttacGTGCCAATACTGTCAGTCATGCTTTAGTAATTTGTTCATTATTGGGTTTAATATTCTCTGCAATATTAATGATTTTCACTATTATTACTGGATGGATAATGGCTGGTAGTAGTTCAGCACGTAAACTTCTATTTAGAAATGCACATTTAGTCTCTGCCACTGACGATTCATCTGTTGATCAACATAGTCAGTATAATAGTCCAATCAGTGTTCAACATAGAGGATCACATTTGAACGATATAACCAATGCAGTAagtgtattgttttttttttaattaatagaTTTGTTACGTGATTTTTGTTCTTCTTTCAGTTTCAAAATTTGATTGATAAATTTCATTGGAATCACGATCCGATCTAAGTTAGGAGTTCATTGGAAATCTCGGAGCACTTGACAACCGTTTaatctagtatgggactccttaaaaGTATGCATGCACGATACTGAAACCGGAAGTTGAACGCCAGGACCTAACCcgtaacctctagactactgactCGGAATTCGGTTGTGTATAAATCCAACTTCAATAAATCCATGATATTTCACAACCGTCTTCCAATGTCTTTAGTGGGAACTTCTTTACACCTGACATGGCTTTTCACTTGAACTCCAGATATTTCTTTTCGAAACTAGTTACCAACATAGGCATTGGAAGATGTTCACGCAATGGCGTAGATTGATTGGTGTTAAACTTCTACATTACTGGGTCCTAGTTCAGTGTCTGGAAGTTAAATGCTTACGCCCAATACAGATGGTTCTGAGTTAAATTCCCAGTTCCAGTGTCGTTCATGTAtacttttgaggagtcccatactaaaacgaaacgatCGTCTGGTGCTTCCATATTTTCAATTGTTTTGTAATACCGTTTTTTAAGTcgtaattatttaaattcaacTAATGAGCACTACAAAGTGAATCTGTTTACAAAATAGTGGGTTTTTTTCTCAAATCTATTTCTCACATTGTAGGCTTTGTCGTCCTAATAGCCTGTGGCTAAGTCAACAGTATTAACAAGAAAGCGATAGTTTTAAAGAGTTATTGCATGCGTTCAATTTTTATAAACATCTGTACATTCCCTATTGTATTGATATTTTAAATCGTATGTAGTAAACAAAAAATTATAACATTATATCATTAAATAGTAATGACTACAGTGTTGAATAGATCCTATACCATACAGTTCCTGTTATTTACTTCTTGTTCAATAATTGGAGTaaggaaaatatatgtctataggaggctagaaaagattgcattataaatggattcgacaataaataacaaatgaggtgacgtactaatcaaggggtaaggaagaaaataatttatgggtcagataatagttcaattgacagataggaagaaaagcgacaaacacaaaggtcataataataataataatctgagtaataatcaagaaaacttgtataaggtaataataataataataataataataataataataataactgattagagtttaaatgtaaaatagtaatttaaaaaacaaaaaaccgataataatcagataaaagtacagaaaaaaacaaaaaaaaaacaaccaaaaaaCGTACCCAATGAGGGAATTAGAATAACATTAGGGTCACgtcgattttttttttaataaactttttttgtcccccttaatcaaaaaattttcatcccattttccttttttttcaatccgtttcgtccaatgaaattcctagttgtaaatgcgttataattggttatgtcattcttgaaattcgtataaaaactctgtacttatcgatataaataattttcttcacaatatggacgtcagtaacgtgcaaattagaggctctgttgttcctcacgtagtcacagaaacggaaaatgtatttttgaatacattgtatctggtagcgtttccatcactggaagcgttaaagagcgccattagaacttatgaaatagcaacgtactgccattatgcggtgagagattctcatttccatggagatcggaagccgtatattaaatttgtatgttggagaaagctataaaacaccaagcggttcttcgcagccgattagatgaaggaggtaatttgattagtgttattatattgttcattgacgtcttcaatggacacacaatgtccggccttcatcttttgtaagtttcttgaaggttattggactgttgttcgtgggaatgtgcatcacaatcacgagtgcaattccctgaggtacgactgtaatacatggatgcgccgattaacggcggaggaattggaaacagtgaagccactgttgatatctggaacatcagcattcaatgtgataCACTACGCATACCAATCCGCGTGCAGCTGGTTTgaaatgtcatcaagagggTAAGCTTTCTTT
It contains:
- a CDS encoding putative metazoan probable membrane protein, with product MSSTPICDRVNTYANKSRVIPGYEGIPYNLCVNVIGWVVLMSGFTLLRKLAWDYGRMATFQPRKNRELYPECPVEDVQICYDTRKLIKLENQRDTVRAALRYSVESYERKHKRPFIIPCCCGWMYKKCYENYCCRSCCWNTNHQINSSQNYISNNNDNHKDNIIDTIPSVCKEYRNICRRLIISIMSSTSSVLKSHMWSVDFAPVPSNIIWANLAATRTVWWCRAIFINLCVFFVVFFLTTPTYVLNLVNTLHLTERLQINNPLLIQFIPSIILWSVSALLPYIVFNSDRLVGHWTKSVLHLTVMIKTYTLLILMILVLPSLGLTSIPALLQWLFPEMHIIPLSFQWECVFMPDNGAFFVNYVITAAFIGTSLELVRFSELFNYACRLMCVKSQAEKAGVRKASQFEFQFGLFYAWSLCVFAVICAYSIVCPLITPFGLIYLIFKYFVERYNLYYAYLPSRIDSHIHWLAISCMLASVFLLQLNIFMFIVLRANTVSHALVICSLLGLIFSAILMIFTIITGWIMAGSSSARKLLFRNAHLVSATDDSSVDQHSQYNSPISVQHRGSHLNDITNAVGDRKSVVDATFPMHRNNSDPNQFTQQSIIDISQAKNLTTSVPPSPLLSPPSPLLTPPTCSLQVFNRNDINRHSHPVRINNKEQFVAPVLLNFQKRHSIANFMSTQSMISSLSENNSDNHSQLEDHND